The following proteins are co-located in the Halogeometricum sp. S1BR25-6 genome:
- a CDS encoding winged helix-turn-helix transcriptional regulator, with product MNTRERVATAVRENPGIHFNELRRRLELANGQVQYHVRKLKRAGEIDEESYFGRTHYYAPDFDPETRKTVAMLRRETARDILSVLLENGPSRPTELIESLGIARSSLEYHLNRLIDCELVEKHRGIGNHVTVAVDDRSTAVELLELVRPSFPDRMVDRFTRLFDGVLYEHGNDEDES from the coding sequence ATGAACACGAGAGAACGCGTGGCAACGGCGGTTCGAGAGAATCCCGGCATTCACTTCAACGAACTCCGGAGGCGCCTGGAACTCGCCAACGGCCAAGTACAGTACCACGTCCGCAAACTGAAGCGGGCGGGAGAGATCGACGAGGAGTCGTACTTCGGACGAACGCACTACTACGCTCCCGATTTCGACCCCGAGACGAGGAAGACCGTTGCCATGCTTCGGCGGGAGACGGCACGGGATATTTTGTCCGTTCTCCTCGAGAACGGTCCGAGTCGACCGACCGAACTCATCGAGTCCCTCGGTATCGCGCGAAGCTCCCTCGAATACCACCTCAACCGTCTGATCGACTGCGAACTCGTCGAGAAGCACCGCGGCATCGGTAACCACGTGACGGTCGCCGTCGACGACCGATCGACCGCGGTCGAACTGCTCGAACTCGTTCGGCCGTCGTTCCCCGACCGGATGGTCGACCGGTTCACGCGACTGTTCGACGGTGTGTTGTACGAGCACGGAAACGACGAGGACGAGTCGTAA
- a CDS encoding ArsR family transcriptional regulator, with translation MTANELVNRCGILQSTLYRSLDVFGLAALLRERDKTNPSGGRTTYCKRTFDDVTISVEETGVFSVTVEYGSQTTDERIADIWLMIEDEL, from the coding sequence ATGACCGCCAACGAACTCGTCAATAGATGCGGAATTCTCCAATCGACGCTGTATCGGTCATTAGACGTCTTCGGCTTGGCCGCGCTTCTCAGAGAGCGGGACAAGACTAACCCTAGCGGCGGTCGAACCACCTACTGCAAACGCACTTTCGACGATGTCACGATTTCGGTAGAAGAGACTGGTGTATTCTCCGTAACTGTCGAATACGGTTCCCAGACCACCGACGAACGAATCGCAGACATCTGGTTGATGATAGAAGACGAACTATGA
- a CDS encoding plastocyanin/azurin family copper-binding protein — protein sequence MERRQYLKATSITATGGLMTLAGCSSSGTQSDNGDSTSESQHTTDSSGEATGDSNTVLMVTEGSQYYFDPIGLFVETGDTVTFKIRSGNHSATAYQKGNGPASVTRIPDGAQAFDSGTLSERGATFQYTFETTGTFDYYCLPHKTLGMVGRIVVGKPGGPAEGSMPPDGKVPKSETIVDNGRISSSDFSR from the coding sequence ATGGAGCGCCGACAGTATCTGAAGGCGACTAGTATCACTGCCACGGGTGGTCTGATGACCCTCGCAGGATGCAGCAGTTCTGGCACACAGAGCGATAACGGCGACTCAACGAGCGAGTCGCAACACACAACCGATAGCTCCGGTGAGGCGACCGGGGACTCAAATACGGTGCTGATGGTCACCGAAGGAAGTCAGTATTACTTCGACCCCATCGGATTGTTCGTCGAAACGGGTGATACCGTCACGTTCAAGATTCGGAGTGGGAACCACTCCGCAACGGCGTACCAGAAAGGGAACGGTCCCGCTTCGGTGACCCGCATTCCGGACGGAGCACAAGCCTTTGATAGCGGAACTCTGAGCGAACGGGGGGCGACTTTCCAGTACACGTTCGAGACAACCGGGACGTTCGATTACTACTGTCTCCCACACAAAACTCTGGGTATGGTCGGCCGAATAGTCGTCGGTAAACCAGGTGGTCCAGCTGAGGGAAGCATGCCGCCAGACGGAAAGGTGCCGAAAAGCGAAACAATCGTCGATAACGGTCGGATTTCCTCCAGCGACTTTAGTAGGTAA
- a CDS encoding DUF7471 family protein, with translation MNTIAVAHAAVVDTSLPIVLGVGTVGGLSLLVMGVFAYRRRPTVSYLLLTLAIAALVGRVGVGGLAFGGLIDGSIHHLVEHGLDVVTLLAVIGAIYLARRNHGNRNT, from the coding sequence GTGAACACGATCGCTGTCGCGCACGCCGCAGTCGTCGACACATCGCTTCCCATCGTCCTCGGCGTCGGCACAGTCGGGGGGCTGTCTCTCCTCGTTATGGGTGTCTTTGCGTACAGGCGCCGCCCGACCGTCTCGTACCTGCTTCTGACCCTCGCCATCGCCGCTCTCGTCGGACGAGTTGGCGTCGGTGGCCTCGCGTTCGGCGGTCTGATAGACGGGTCGATCCACCACTTGGTCGAACACGGCCTCGATGTCGTGACGCTGCTGGCGGTCATCGGCGCGATATACCTCGCGCGACGGAACCACGGAAATCGAAATACATGA
- a CDS encoding sodium:calcium antiporter, whose amino-acid sequence MVQLTVWIWVGALIVGVFAAHWGAERFAKPLKKLRRQWGLTAVAGGAFVGLAAASPEIGINVVSALRGVSDIGLGVMFGSNIVAIPLMVTTAYIASRTNSLGDRDSSERSQSNSEAQEQSQQPKTAEHERHRQEHLLRVERTAVSVLALPYLGILGLVAVLTLPALWRGFQPIDAGIIAVAYLAFLGQAVLRGREESESVNWETREIATAAAGLAVLAVGTYLTVRSTENIVSALGISRLVGGLFITALMTASPELFATWSIVQSGQVTAGTTSVLGDHAVTMSVAFVPLALMTVPVENFQLYLVNLLFVVAMPVAYAGLIHFGSDEHGFKRWEVATLDLLYVLYVAIVAFWVLNII is encoded by the coding sequence ATGGTCCAGTTGACCGTATGGATATGGGTCGGTGCGCTCATCGTCGGGGTCTTTGCGGCTCACTGGGGAGCTGAACGCTTTGCAAAACCTTTGAAGAAGCTTCGTCGACAGTGGGGTCTTACGGCGGTGGCTGGCGGTGCGTTCGTCGGACTTGCAGCAGCTAGTCCTGAGATCGGTATCAACGTCGTGAGTGCACTTCGCGGCGTCTCGGACATCGGTCTCGGAGTCATGTTCGGCTCGAATATTGTCGCAATCCCATTGATGGTGACTACTGCATATATCGCCTCTCGAACGAACTCGCTCGGTGATCGCGATAGTAGCGAACGTTCACAGTCGAACTCAGAGGCCCAAGAACAGTCCCAGCAGCCAAAGACAGCTGAGCATGAACGACATCGTCAGGAACACCTTCTTCGCGTTGAGCGAACTGCAGTTTCCGTGTTGGCACTCCCATATCTAGGAATATTAGGATTAGTTGCCGTTCTCACGCTTCCTGCTCTATGGCGAGGTTTCCAACCTATTGATGCGGGGATAATAGCGGTTGCCTACCTCGCCTTCCTCGGACAAGCCGTCCTTCGGGGACGAGAAGAAAGTGAGTCCGTGAATTGGGAGACACGAGAGATAGCGACCGCGGCTGCTGGACTAGCCGTATTAGCGGTCGGGACGTACTTGACAGTCCGTTCGACCGAAAATATCGTCTCTGCGCTCGGCATCTCGAGACTCGTCGGTGGGCTATTCATTACTGCACTGATGACGGCGTCGCCGGAGTTATTCGCCACGTGGAGTATTGTCCAAAGCGGACAGGTAACGGCTGGAACCACCAGCGTACTTGGTGACCACGCTGTCACCATGAGCGTCGCGTTCGTTCCGCTTGCACTTATGACTGTTCCAGTCGAGAATTTCCAACTCTATCTGGTGAACTTATTGTTCGTTGTAGCCATGCCTGTGGCCTACGCTGGGCTTATCCACTTCGGTTCTGACGAACACGGATTCAAGCGGTGGGAGGTAGCTACACTAGACCTCTTATATGTACTTTATGTCGCTATCGTTGCATTCTGGGTACTTAACATCATCTAA
- a CDS encoding arylsulfotransferase family protein, whose product MDRKRLLRLFFAFVLGVSSLGLVYGYAAGATNDTFENHLSNQGIDDPDEKIVPPRDNITVIATDSNSWRGEASGGPRARAELVGFNPNGSVLYYNDSHTRYWDVDPVAGTESTVEYMFADHLDPSACPSSADLSQRRVNESTWTEYERARSTDACTRNGYERVNLTTGEVTRIWSETTPGKEATRYHDADRLNDTHLVVADIYLDRVFVVNTTSNQTEWVWNASSSFSRETGGPFPEDWTHINDVEVLDDGRFMVSARNQDRVVFINQSGLNREWTLGEEDNYNILYEQHNPDYIPSERGGPSVLVADSENNRVVEYQRTNESWRQSWVWRDARMQWPRDADRLPNGHTLVTDSNGNRVFEVDKSGEVVWSVNIAFPYEAERLGTGDESSDGPSAARANLDSNTGDLSDRFVIAIKQYIPGKYLNGLMYITPVWMGILEVLEVAMILGTGLLWVGTEFVWWRQDR is encoded by the coding sequence ATGGATCGAAAGCGGTTGCTTCGGCTCTTCTTCGCCTTCGTTCTCGGGGTTTCGAGTCTCGGTCTCGTGTACGGATACGCTGCGGGAGCGACGAACGATACGTTCGAGAACCATCTCTCGAATCAGGGAATCGACGATCCCGACGAGAAAATCGTTCCGCCTCGTGACAACATCACCGTCATCGCGACCGATTCGAACTCGTGGCGGGGTGAGGCGAGCGGCGGTCCTCGCGCCCGAGCGGAACTCGTCGGATTCAATCCGAACGGGAGCGTCCTCTACTACAACGATTCGCACACTCGCTACTGGGACGTCGACCCGGTCGCCGGGACGGAATCGACCGTTGAGTACATGTTCGCGGATCATCTTGACCCGTCGGCGTGTCCGAGTAGTGCGGATCTTTCCCAGCGCCGGGTTAACGAGAGCACGTGGACAGAGTACGAACGCGCCCGATCGACGGACGCTTGCACGCGGAACGGCTACGAGCGGGTCAATCTGACGACCGGCGAGGTGACCCGAATCTGGAGCGAGACCACACCCGGGAAGGAGGCGACACGCTATCACGACGCCGACCGACTCAACGACACACACCTCGTCGTCGCAGATATCTACCTCGACCGAGTGTTCGTCGTGAACACGACATCCAACCAAACTGAGTGGGTATGGAACGCCAGTTCCTCGTTCTCTCGGGAAACTGGCGGACCGTTCCCCGAAGATTGGACCCACATCAACGACGTTGAGGTCCTTGACGACGGTCGATTCATGGTAAGTGCCCGAAACCAAGACAGAGTCGTTTTCATCAACCAAAGTGGTCTTAACCGCGAGTGGACGCTCGGCGAAGAGGATAACTACAACATCCTCTACGAGCAGCACAACCCCGATTATATTCCGTCCGAACGCGGCGGGCCATCCGTACTCGTCGCGGATTCCGAAAACAACCGCGTCGTCGAGTACCAACGAACGAACGAGAGCTGGCGACAGTCGTGGGTTTGGAGGGATGCGCGGATGCAGTGGCCTCGTGACGCTGACCGGCTTCCGAACGGTCACACGCTCGTCACGGACTCAAACGGAAATCGCGTATTCGAGGTGGACAAGTCGGGAGAAGTCGTTTGGAGCGTCAACATCGCGTTCCCCTACGAGGCGGAACGACTCGGAACTGGGGACGAAAGTAGCGACGGTCCGAGTGCAGCGCGTGCGAATCTCGATTCCAACACCGGTGATCTCAGCGACCGATTCGTGATCGCTATCAAACAGTATATCCCCGGGAAGTATCTGAACGGCCTCATGTACATCACTCCCGTCTGGATGGGAATCTTGGAGGTACTCGAAGTGGCGATGATACTCGGGACCGGTCTACTGTGGGTTGGAACCGAGTTCGTCTGGTGGAGGCAGGATAGATGA
- a CDS encoding PQQ-binding-like beta-propeller repeat protein, which yields MRATTLLAVLGIVLVLGTIVALGFTGGLGSDGLEATWTSDTGRDISSNHHAVAVGDERVYAPISGADRTGNCALVAANATDGSTVWQYTLPAANCTIHSVADPTVADLDGDGRLEVLAATTEREVAVFDAESGDVRTRLGLSNYGYTKPLVADLAPSPGREIVAVDVTGTAFVFASNGSELWTADLDGYVWAQPTVADFDGDGEPELLVGKRTGETVLFAGDGSVEWNETVTTNGSVTWGTYGQADDDPALEAVFATVDGDVVAVDGHSGSVEWRANVGEFAAVHAFGDGDGDGDAEAYVTAKDGTIHALDAATGRTEWSTEIVVDRVQMMPPPTLGDLDGDGSPELFAAGNDGSVTVLDPANGDVLSTYSRNVPIFTHATLADVDDDGAQEAFVIYADGRVVRLEYEGRS from the coding sequence ATGAGAGCGACGACGCTCCTGGCGGTCCTCGGTATTGTCCTGGTTCTCGGAACCATCGTCGCCCTCGGATTCACCGGTGGACTCGGCAGTGACGGTCTGGAGGCGACGTGGACGAGCGACACCGGTCGGGACATCTCCTCGAATCACCACGCCGTCGCAGTCGGCGACGAGCGAGTGTACGCGCCCATCAGCGGCGCGGATCGAACTGGAAACTGCGCGCTCGTCGCCGCGAATGCAACCGACGGGTCGACAGTGTGGCAGTACACGCTACCCGCGGCGAACTGCACGATTCACTCCGTCGCCGACCCGACGGTCGCGGACCTCGACGGCGACGGGCGACTCGAAGTGCTCGCGGCGACGACCGAACGGGAGGTCGCAGTCTTCGACGCGGAGTCCGGCGACGTTCGGACGCGACTCGGCCTCTCGAACTACGGCTACACGAAACCTCTCGTCGCCGACCTCGCCCCCTCGCCCGGGCGCGAAATCGTCGCCGTCGACGTGACCGGAACCGCGTTCGTCTTCGCGTCGAACGGCTCCGAACTGTGGACCGCAGACCTCGACGGTTACGTCTGGGCACAGCCGACGGTGGCCGACTTCGATGGCGACGGCGAACCCGAACTGCTCGTCGGCAAGCGGACGGGTGAGACAGTTCTCTTTGCCGGAGATGGCTCCGTCGAGTGGAACGAGACGGTGACGACGAACGGGTCGGTGACGTGGGGGACGTACGGACAGGCCGACGACGACCCGGCCCTCGAAGCGGTGTTCGCGACCGTCGACGGCGACGTGGTCGCCGTGGACGGGCACTCCGGTTCGGTCGAGTGGCGAGCGAACGTCGGCGAGTTCGCCGCCGTACACGCGTTCGGTGACGGCGACGGAGACGGCGACGCCGAAGCGTACGTGACCGCGAAGGACGGGACGATCCACGCGCTCGACGCCGCGACCGGACGGACCGAGTGGTCGACCGAAATCGTCGTCGATCGGGTCCAGATGATGCCCCCGCCGACCCTCGGGGACCTCGACGGCGACGGCTCGCCCGAACTCTTCGCGGCCGGGAACGACGGCAGCGTGACCGTGCTGGACCCCGCGAACGGCGACGTGTTGTCGACGTACAGTCGCAACGTTCCGATATTCACCCACGCAACGCTCGCGGACGTCGACGACGACGGCGCTCAGGAGGCGTTCGTCATCTACGCCGACGGACGCGTCGTGCGACTGGAGTACGAAGGCAGGTCGTGA
- a CDS encoding DUF7521 family protein, translating into MNEIVTAIVLVRSGILLLASGITYIAFNAYRRTGERTLRALGLGFGVITVGTLTTSSANQFFSAPLEIGILVNSIFVAVGFAIITYSLYTQR; encoded by the coding sequence ATGAACGAAATCGTGACCGCCATCGTCCTTGTGCGGTCGGGAATTTTGCTCCTCGCCAGTGGAATTACCTATATCGCGTTTAACGCGTACCGTCGAACTGGAGAGCGCACTCTGCGTGCGCTTGGGCTCGGCTTTGGCGTGATAACCGTCGGCACGCTTACCACGAGTAGTGCCAATCAATTCTTCTCGGCCCCCCTCGAAATCGGGATACTCGTGAACAGCATTTTTGTCGCTGTTGGCTTCGCAATTATCACGTATTCGCTGTACACTCAACGATGA
- a CDS encoding iron transporter, producing the protein MLLGVGTVALRSLTGCTGSVSNMFEMSPGNTPPLVENRLSAVYVPTHVERMNMVGTGTLGEIRVGLMYSYPHRFWTIEKENGEYVTNQVKIRQEDSVHLMAIPWDGETGTVLPNTGLSVEITRDGELVSEEVIYPMLSQRMGFHYGANFSLDGDGTYDVTASAGGVSIPRYGSFEGMFGSAAETTVTFEFSERELNDIPYQLLRDKQGQRGAVKPMEMEMIPTGYAPDSLPGTPLGRGTSGDAVFLGSVVEAERFGSGPYLALSARTPHNGLVIPGIALSASIDGSDPVELSPALDPELNFHYGATVDDLSADSAVEGTVDVPPQVARHEGYETAFLVMPTFGLE; encoded by the coding sequence ATGCTCCTCGGGGTCGGGACGGTCGCGCTCAGATCGTTGACCGGATGCACGGGGAGTGTCTCGAACATGTTCGAGATGTCACCCGGCAACACACCTCCTCTCGTCGAGAACCGTCTGAGTGCGGTGTACGTCCCTACCCACGTGGAAAGGATGAACATGGTCGGGACAGGCACACTCGGTGAGATAAGGGTCGGGCTGATGTACTCGTACCCACACCGATTTTGGACGATAGAGAAAGAGAACGGCGAGTACGTCACGAACCAAGTGAAGATTCGACAGGAGGATTCGGTGCATCTGATGGCGATCCCGTGGGACGGTGAGACCGGGACGGTTCTCCCGAACACCGGACTCTCCGTCGAGATAACGCGCGACGGCGAGTTGGTGAGCGAGGAGGTCATCTACCCGATGCTCTCTCAGCGGATGGGATTCCATTACGGCGCGAACTTCTCGCTCGACGGTGACGGCACGTACGATGTCACGGCCAGCGCCGGCGGGGTCAGTATCCCGCGGTACGGTTCGTTTGAAGGGATGTTCGGTTCGGCCGCCGAGACCACCGTCACGTTCGAGTTCTCCGAACGCGAACTAAACGACATTCCATATCAGCTATTGCGAGACAAGCAGGGCCAGCGCGGAGCGGTGAAGCCGATGGAGATGGAGATGATACCGACCGGATATGCCCCCGACTCGCTTCCGGGCACACCGCTCGGACGGGGAACCAGCGGGGACGCCGTATTCCTCGGAAGTGTCGTCGAAGCCGAGCGGTTCGGTTCCGGTCCGTACCTCGCTCTCTCCGCCCGCACACCACACAACGGCCTCGTTATCCCCGGAATAGCGCTATCAGCGTCCATCGACGGTTCCGATCCCGTCGAACTCTCTCCGGCGCTCGACCCCGAACTCAATTTCCACTACGGCGCAACCGTCGACGACCTCTCTGCTGATAGCGCGGTAGAGGGAACCGTCGACGTCCCGCCGCAAGTCGCTCGGCACGAGGGGTACGAGACGGCGTTCTTGGTGATGCCCACGTTTGGCCTTGAGTAG
- a CDS encoding SCO family protein has product MRRRTFLAGLGTAASVSTAGCVGSLGGGNENTVLRKPDRGGTTSADLPYPAWGERIPDVTVPAPLQDASVSLRYVETSFFTTFFYTTCRTVCPTLISTLRQVQAHSVQNEYTDEVGFYPIDFDPARDTVDVLESYTDQMNIDTDAGNWAFLRPEDEAAAKDVVTDEFGIVYEQVESEYSEYEFVHTTIITLANADGYVERTYRLGGGGFDQIRLIEDLRTVRNGGGIL; this is encoded by the coding sequence ATGCGGCGTCGAACGTTCCTCGCCGGACTCGGGACCGCGGCATCTGTCTCGACCGCGGGTTGTGTCGGTTCGCTCGGCGGCGGGAACGAGAATACGGTTCTACGGAAACCGGACCGTGGCGGCACGACGAGCGCCGATTTGCCGTATCCGGCATGGGGCGAACGAATCCCCGACGTGACGGTCCCGGCACCACTCCAAGACGCATCAGTGTCGCTCCGATACGTCGAGACGTCATTCTTCACGACGTTCTTCTACACGACGTGCCGAACCGTCTGCCCAACGCTCATCAGCACGCTCAGGCAGGTACAGGCGCATAGCGTCCAGAACGAGTACACCGATGAGGTCGGCTTCTATCCCATCGACTTCGACCCCGCACGGGACACCGTCGACGTGCTCGAGTCGTACACCGATCAGATGAACATCGACACGGACGCCGGAAACTGGGCCTTCCTTCGACCCGAGGACGAGGCCGCGGCGAAAGACGTCGTCACGGACGAGTTCGGCATCGTCTACGAGCAGGTCGAGTCGGAGTACAGCGAGTACGAGTTCGTCCACACGACCATCATCACCCTCGCGAACGCCGATGGGTACGTTGAGCGAACCTATCGTCTCGGTGGAGGCGGCTTCGATCAGATACGACTGATAGAAGACCTTCGGACCGTACGGAACGGAGGCGGGATACTGTGA